In the Hemitrygon akajei chromosome 7, sHemAka1.3, whole genome shotgun sequence genome, one interval contains:
- the LOC140731096 gene encoding protein SET-like isoform X2 — protein MSVPATKMSKKEVNSNHDGADETSEKEQQEAIEHIDEVQNEIDRLNEQASEEILKVEQKYNKLRQPYFQKRSELIAKIPNFWVTTFVNHPQVSALLGEEDEEALHYLTRVEVTEFEDIKSGYRIDFYFDENPYFDNKVLSKEFHLNENGDPSSKSTEIKWKPGKDLTKRSSQSQTKVGRKRQHEEPESFFTWFTDHSDAGADELGEVIKDDIWPNPLQYYLVPDMEDEEGDGEEEDEDEEEEEGLEDIDEEGDEDEEEDEEEEEEGEEAEEEEGEDD, from the exons ATGTCGGTCCCAGCGACAAAGATGAGTAAAAAAGAGGTGAACTCGaaccatgatggagcagacgAGACCTCAG aaaaagagcaacaggaagccattgaacacattgatgaagtacAAAATGAAATAGACAG ACTGAATGAACAGGCAAGTGAGGAAATTTTGAAAGTAGAGCAAAAATACAACAAGCTACGCCAGCCATATTTCCAGAAGCGGTCAGAACTCATTGCCAAAATCCCCAATTTTTGGGTGACCACGTTTGTCAACCATCCACAAG tatctgcacttCTGGGAGAAGAGGATGAAGAGGCACTGCATTATCTGACAAGAGTGGAAGTGACAGAATTCGAAGATATCAAATCAGGTTATAGAATAGATTTT TATTTTGATGAGAacccatactttgataataaagttctGTCCAAAGAGTTTCATCTGAATGAAAATGGAGATCCATCTTCAAAATCAACAGAAATCAAATGGAAACCAGGAAAG GACCTGACAAAGCGCTCCAGCCAGTCACAAACCAAAGTGGGCAGGAAGCGGCAACATGAAGAGCCAGAAAGCTTTTTCACCTGGTTTACTGATCACTCAGATGCTGGTGCAGATGAACTTGGAGAGGTTATCAAGGATGACATCTGGCCGAACCCCTTGCAGTACTATTTA GTTCCAGATATGGAAGATGAAGAAGGGGATGGTGAAGAAGAagatgaagatgaggaagaggaggagggtttggAGGACATTGATGAGGAGGGTGATGAAGATGAagaagaagatgaggaggaagaggaagaagggGAAGAAGCAGAG gaggaggaaggagAAGATGACTGA
- the LOC140731096 gene encoding protein SET-like isoform X1, translating into MIPGKRNGAAAACSSAGEKEQQEAIEHIDEVQNEIDRLNEQASEEILKVEQKYNKLRQPYFQKRSELIAKIPNFWVTTFVNHPQVSALLGEEDEEALHYLTRVEVTEFEDIKSGYRIDFYFDENPYFDNKVLSKEFHLNENGDPSSKSTEIKWKPGKDLTKRSSQSQTKVGRKRQHEEPESFFTWFTDHSDAGADELGEVIKDDIWPNPLQYYLVPDMEDEEGDGEEEDEDEEEEEGLEDIDEEGDEDEEEDEEEEEEGEEAEEEEGEDD; encoded by the exons ATGATACCAGGAAAGAGAAACGGAGCCGCCGCGGCCTGCTCATCGGCCGGAG aaaaagagcaacaggaagccattgaacacattgatgaagtacAAAATGAAATAGACAG ACTGAATGAACAGGCAAGTGAGGAAATTTTGAAAGTAGAGCAAAAATACAACAAGCTACGCCAGCCATATTTCCAGAAGCGGTCAGAACTCATTGCCAAAATCCCCAATTTTTGGGTGACCACGTTTGTCAACCATCCACAAG tatctgcacttCTGGGAGAAGAGGATGAAGAGGCACTGCATTATCTGACAAGAGTGGAAGTGACAGAATTCGAAGATATCAAATCAGGTTATAGAATAGATTTT TATTTTGATGAGAacccatactttgataataaagttctGTCCAAAGAGTTTCATCTGAATGAAAATGGAGATCCATCTTCAAAATCAACAGAAATCAAATGGAAACCAGGAAAG GACCTGACAAAGCGCTCCAGCCAGTCACAAACCAAAGTGGGCAGGAAGCGGCAACATGAAGAGCCAGAAAGCTTTTTCACCTGGTTTACTGATCACTCAGATGCTGGTGCAGATGAACTTGGAGAGGTTATCAAGGATGACATCTGGCCGAACCCCTTGCAGTACTATTTA GTTCCAGATATGGAAGATGAAGAAGGGGATGGTGAAGAAGAagatgaagatgaggaagaggaggagggtttggAGGACATTGATGAGGAGGGTGATGAAGATGAagaagaagatgaggaggaagaggaagaagggGAAGAAGCAGAG gaggaggaaggagAAGATGACTGA
- the dync2i2 gene encoding cytoplasmic dynein 2 intermediate chain 2 codes for MFTDEVQEAVSVESRWRKAPELCDAVCQTVEVRRAEASVQIRRSAEISTQTELNDGRELPVLDQNVEPSVDFPRLVRFLRQVEPILIRELNKNIQSHAFDGFEVNWIDQPQTVSCLYTLHYPEACERQLHVTGVSWNATGSVIACSYGRLQDGDWSTEKSYVCTWNLDRRGLKPNRPDVVIYVSSAVMCLAFHPTEPSLIAGGLYNGEVLVWNCSKTDDPLIARSGMSEDAHREPVYQVQWNQSLSRSNRIQILSASTDGKILIWGMDGKGQLVVQDGFAFIVQQMPRNVKLKVRGNTTFGVTALSFSHLDKTVFITGVEGGYVLKCSTEVLTRATLSSGSVPLKAPAQFTFSPHCGSVHAVACSPFHRNLFLTAGTDGHVHLYSMLQAKPILSLQLSQTYLFNVCWSPVRPLVFAAATGEGTVLIYDLGQSSLCPSISIEQCAENKPVYCLAFNPKQPQLLAAGNAKGSVKIWQLNAELMKQRPREMILLEQLANEVAN; via the exons ATGTTCACCGATGAGGTGCAAGAGGCCGTGTCAGTGGAGTCGCGCTGGAGAAAAGCTCCTGAGCTCTGTGACGCAGTTTGTCAAACAGTGGAGGTTCGGCGTGCCGAAGCCTCAGTGCAGATACGACGTAGCGCGGAGATCAGTACGCAGACAGAGCTGAACGACGGCCGAGAGCTCCCCGTCCTGGATCAGAACGTCGAGCCATCGGTTGATTTTCCGCGTCTGGTTCGCTTTCTGCGGCAAGTGGAGCCGATATTGATCAGGGAGTTAAACAAGAACATCCAAAGCCACGCGTTTGATGGGTTTGAAGTTAACTGGATAGACCAACCACAGACA GTTTCATGCTTATATACCCTGCATTATCCAGAAGCCTGTGAGCGACAGCTACATGTTACTGGCGTGTCCTGGAATGCTACTGGCTCTGTTATTGCTTGTTCATATGGCAG GTTGCAGGATGGTGACTGGAGCacagagaaatcttatgtatgtaCTTGGAATCTGGATCGTAGAGGATTAAAACCAAACCGACCAGACGTTGTGATTTATGTTTCCAGTGCTGTCATGTGTCTGGCATTCCACCCAACTGAGCCTTCTTTGATTGCTG GTGGACTTTACAATGGAGAAGTTTTAGTATGGAACTGCAGTAAAACTGATGACCCTTTAATTGCTAGATCAGGAATGTCTGAAGATGCTCATCGTGAGCCTGTTTATCAG GTTCAGTGGAACCAGAGTTTGAGTCGCAGTAACAGAATTCAAATTCTGAGTGCGAGTACTGATGGAAAGATTCTCATCTGGGGGATGGATGGCAAAGGTCAACTTGTAGTGCAGGATGGATTTGCTTTTATCGTTCAGCAGATGCCACGCAACGTCAAACTCAAG GTTCGTGGGAACACTACTTTTGGTGTGactgctctctctttctctcacctgGACAAGACTGTATTTATTACTGGTGTGGAGGGTGGTTACGTGCTGAAATGTTCAACAGAGGTTCTGACTCGTGCAACGCTGAGCTCTGGTTCTGTTCCATTGAAAGCACCGGCCCAATTTACCTTCTCTCCACACTGTGGTTCTGTGCATGCTGTTGCCTGCTCACCATTTCACAG AAACCTTTTTCTCACTGCTGGCACTGATGGACACGTTCATCTATACTCCATGTTGCAAGCCAAGCCAATTCTTTCTCTTCAGTTATCTCAAACATACCTCTTCAATGTTTGCTGGTCTCCAGTCCGACCTCTAGTCTTTGCTGCAGCCACAGGAGAGG GAACTGTGTTGATTTATGATCTTGGGCAGAGCTCTCTGTGTCCCTCAATTTCCATTGAGCAGTGTGCTGAGAACAAACCAGTTTACTGCCTGGCTTTTAATCCAAAACAACCGCAGTTGCTTGCAGCTGGTAATGCAAAAGGAAGTGTCAAAATCTGGCAGCTGAATGCAGAACTGATGAAGCAACGACCAAGAGAGATGATTTTACTTGAGCAACTTGCTAATGAAGTGGCAAATTGA